One segment of Sphingomonas morindae DNA contains the following:
- a CDS encoding hemerythrin domain-containing protein, protein MAFLDKIIGAATPPESDEHRLRVRAETRVETVPGDWLSLILDHHDAIEQAFEAVRIADDAHTRRAAQRRLAVLLTGHSIAEEAVLYPEMADSGHKSHAGVAYEEQSMAKVQLALLDKIEPMSQDYLDKLEHLRGAVTHHMFQEESNWFLDLKAQVPAERQALLAARYREEVERYIGSEHV, encoded by the coding sequence ATGGCGTTTCTGGACAAGATCATCGGCGCCGCGACGCCGCCCGAAAGCGACGAGCATCGGCTGCGGGTGCGCGCCGAGACGCGGGTCGAGACGGTGCCGGGCGACTGGCTGTCGCTCATCCTCGATCATCACGATGCGATCGAGCAGGCGTTCGAGGCGGTGCGGATCGCCGACGATGCCCACACCCGCCGCGCCGCGCAGCGCCGCCTCGCGGTGCTGCTCACCGGCCACAGCATCGCCGAGGAGGCCGTGCTCTACCCGGAAATGGCCGATAGCGGGCACAAATCCCATGCCGGCGTCGCCTATGAGGAACAGTCCATGGCCAAGGTCCAGCTCGCGCTGCTCGACAAGATCGAGCCGATGAGCCAGGATTATCTCGACAAGCTGGAGCATCTGCGCGGCGCGGTGACGCACCATATGTTCCAGGAGGAGAGCAACTGGTTCCTCGATCTCAAGGCGCAGGTGCCGGCCGAGCGCCAGGCGCTGCTCGCCGCGCGGTATCGCGAGGAAGTGGAGCGCTATATCGGCTCCGAGCACGTCTGA